One window of the Micropterus dolomieu isolate WLL.071019.BEF.003 ecotype Adirondacks linkage group LG08, ASM2129224v1, whole genome shotgun sequence genome contains the following:
- the atp5f1e gene encoding ATP synthase subunit epsilon, mitochondrial, translated as MVAYWRQAGLSYIRFSAICANAVRAALKPQFKVEAIKAAESSVKVLKPKTA; from the exons ATGGTTGCATACTGGAGACAGGCAGGCCTAAg CTACATCCGCTTCTCCGCTATCTGCGCTAACGCGGTGCGGGCTGCTTTGAAGCCGCAGTTCAAAGTCGAGGCAATAAAGGCCGCAGAATCCAGTGTGAAAGTCCTCAAACCCAAAACAGCAT GA